A genomic segment from Bryobacteraceae bacterium encodes:
- a CDS encoding VWA domain-containing protein: MKFIRCIIAAGLAFAQQPTETFKISVTTKLVIVNVEVKDREGKPLENLPKSAFEITEDGKAQTISVYEYQRLVAEAAPAAPAEPTAAPMAERKRDITPSQEGQVRFKDKRLMVLYFDFSSMETAEQIRAQRSAEKFLNENMAASDQVAIMAFSTKLRVLQDFTDDRETLLRVVRGFRPGETSELAVAGEAGETETGEDTGAAFTADDTEFNIFNTDRKLGALESAVKMLQSLPEKKAFVYFSSGVGRSGTDNESQLRATVNAAVRANVAFYPVDARGLVAEAPGGDSRGGSSRGTSMYSGGAQRQRQQQFNAQQETLDTLASDTGGKAFMDNNDLSLGIVQAQQDISSYYILGYYSTNPAEDGKYRRIKVRLVADAKAKLEYRSGYFAPKHFQQFTSNDKERQLEEALLLGDPITDLPVALEVNWFRRGRDRYIVPVSVKIPGSTIELAKKRNHEEARLDFIGQVREPGGAIAGNVRDYITVKLTGPDAERLGSRHLQYDTAFTLPPGDYTLKFLARENETGRIGTFETKFTVPNVDAQTPYLRLSSVVWANQREPVASAVGEAQRDKKAQRDHPLVQGGQKLIPSIHRVFRKSQDLYVYAEAYDAGVAAETKSPSLAATVSLYRGKVKTFESEAYRLTAAPDRNRGGLPVEIEVPLGNLAPGDYVCQLNVVDEAGKRFAFRRTPLTVLP, translated from the coding sequence GTGAAATTCATACGATGCATCATCGCGGCGGGGCTGGCGTTCGCCCAGCAGCCGACAGAGACCTTCAAGATATCCGTCACGACGAAGCTGGTGATCGTCAACGTGGAGGTGAAGGATCGCGAGGGCAAGCCGCTCGAGAACCTGCCGAAGAGCGCGTTCGAGATCACCGAAGACGGCAAGGCACAGACGATTTCGGTGTACGAGTACCAGCGGCTGGTCGCCGAAGCGGCTCCGGCAGCGCCGGCGGAGCCAACGGCAGCGCCGATGGCGGAACGGAAGCGCGACATCACGCCTTCGCAGGAGGGGCAGGTCCGGTTCAAGGACAAGCGGCTGATGGTGCTGTATTTCGACTTTTCTTCGATGGAGACGGCGGAGCAGATCCGGGCGCAGCGATCGGCGGAGAAGTTCCTGAACGAGAACATGGCTGCGTCGGACCAGGTGGCGATCATGGCGTTTTCGACGAAGCTGCGGGTGCTGCAGGACTTCACGGACGATCGCGAGACGCTGCTCCGGGTGGTGCGCGGGTTCCGGCCTGGCGAGACATCCGAGTTGGCGGTGGCGGGCGAGGCGGGCGAGACCGAGACCGGTGAGGACACGGGCGCGGCGTTCACCGCCGATGACACCGAGTTCAACATCTTCAATACGGACCGGAAGCTTGGGGCGTTGGAGAGCGCGGTGAAGATGCTGCAGTCACTGCCGGAGAAGAAGGCGTTCGTGTACTTTTCGAGCGGCGTGGGGCGGAGCGGGACGGACAACGAGTCCCAACTGCGGGCGACGGTGAACGCAGCGGTGCGCGCGAACGTCGCGTTCTATCCGGTGGATGCGCGCGGGCTGGTGGCGGAGGCGCCGGGTGGCGATTCGCGGGGCGGTTCGTCGCGGGGGACGAGCATGTACTCCGGCGGCGCGCAGCGTCAACGGCAGCAGCAGTTCAACGCGCAGCAGGAGACGCTCGATACGCTGGCGTCCGATACCGGCGGGAAGGCGTTCATGGATAACAACGACTTGTCGCTCGGGATCGTGCAGGCGCAGCAGGATATTTCGAGCTATTACATTCTCGGATACTATTCGACGAATCCGGCCGAGGATGGGAAGTACCGGCGGATCAAGGTGCGGCTGGTGGCGGATGCGAAGGCGAAGCTAGAGTATCGCTCCGGGTATTTTGCTCCGAAACATTTTCAGCAATTTACGTCGAACGACAAGGAGCGGCAGTTGGAGGAGGCGCTGCTGTTGGGCGATCCGATTACGGATTTGCCGGTGGCGCTGGAAGTGAACTGGTTCCGGCGCGGGCGGGACCGGTACATCGTGCCGGTTTCGGTGAAGATACCGGGGTCGACGATTGAGCTGGCGAAGAAGCGCAATCACGAAGAAGCGCGGCTGGACTTTATCGGGCAGGTGCGGGAGCCGGGCGGGGCGATCGCGGGGAACGTGCGGGATTACATCACGGTGAAGCTGACGGGGCCGGACGCGGAACGATTGGGGTCGCGCCATTTGCAGTACGACACGGCGTTCACCCTGCCGCCGGGCGACTACACTCTCAAGTTCCTGGCGCGGGAGAACGAGACGGGGCGGATTGGGACGTTCGAGACGAAATTCACGGTGCCGAACGTGGACGCGCAGACGCCGTATCTGCGGCTGAGTTCGGTGGTGTGGGCGAATCAGCGGGAACCGGTGGCGTCGGCCGTAGGTGAGGCGCAGCGGGACAAGAAGGCGCAGCGCGACCATCCGCTGGTGCAGGGCGGGCAGAAGTTGATTCCTTCGATTCACCGGGTGTTCCGGAAGTCGCAGGACCTTTACGTGTATGCGGAGGCGTACGATGCCGGGGTGGCGGCGGAGACGAAGTCGCCGAGTCTGGCGGCCACGGTGAGTTTGTATCGGGGGAAGGTGAAGACGTTCGAGAGCGAGGCGTACCGGCTGACGGCGGCTCCGGATCGGAATCGGGGCGGGCTGCCGGTGGAGATCGAGGTTCCGCTGGGGAATTTGGCTCCGGGGGATTATGTGTGTCAGCTCAACGTGGTGGATGAGGCGGGGAAGCGGTTCGCGTTCCGGCGGACTCCGCTGACCGTGCTGCCGTAG
- a CDS encoding type II toxin-antitoxin system HicB family antitoxin produces the protein MILYWNEEDDCFVAEVPELPGCSAHGPTQEMALANVQDAVRLWIDTALEFGDPVPEPKGRRLLLA, from the coding sequence ATGATTCTGTACTGGAACGAGGAAGACGATTGCTTCGTCGCCGAGGTGCCAGAACTGCCGGGGTGCTCGGCGCACGGCCCGACGCAGGAGATGGCCCTTGCGAACGTCCAGGACGCGGTCCGGCTTTGGATCGATACGGCTTTGGAGTTTGGAGATCCGGTGCCCGAGCCGAAAGGACGACGGCTACTGCTGGCGTGA
- a CDS encoding Uma2 family endonuclease — MQQHIEGQRLELIDGDLIDKTRQSPPRAYVIQVLGAILGAAFGPRLRTQLPIEPAPDEREWSLPEPDLAVVAEFDPRWSTQHPTGPDTVLVVEVADTTLRHDASLKRDLYARARVPEYWIVDIPGRCAIVHRRPEAGVCREATTHESDSSIAPACEPNAIVALSYLLP, encoded by the coding sequence ATGCAGCAACACATCGAAGGCCAGCGCCTCGAACTCATCGACGGCGACCTCATCGACAAAACCCGTCAGAGTCCCCCGCGCGCCTACGTGATCCAGGTCCTCGGCGCGATACTCGGAGCCGCGTTCGGCCCGCGCCTCCGCACGCAACTCCCCATCGAACCCGCGCCGGACGAGCGCGAATGGAGCCTCCCCGAACCCGACCTCGCCGTCGTCGCCGAGTTCGATCCGCGTTGGAGCACGCAGCATCCCACCGGACCCGACACGGTGCTCGTGGTCGAAGTGGCCGACACCACCCTCCGCCACGACGCCTCCCTCAAACGCGACCTCTACGCCCGCGCCAGAGTCCCCGAATACTGGATCGTCGACATCCCCGGCCGCTGCGCGATCGTGCATCGCCGTCCCGAAGCCGGCGTGTGCCGCGAGGCCACCACCCACGAATCCGATTCATCGATCGCGCCCGCCTGCGAGCCCAACGCCATCGTCGCACTCTCCTACCTGCTCCCCTGA
- a CDS encoding tetratricopeptide repeat protein — protein sequence MASPAAGPAAIARRVAQAVRSSGVAAPALLTGLTLALDSSLCAGLPIAGVLKDLLANLAASAIEEQHGHARDSENARLQRLLRDAILESLDTVREDLGDHPNCAVWFDAWRERLGESDSEEHVASLFFAEDPAAIEAFAPDAGWFAAFQPALLRWAHDANSTLGDLPAALAEKLAFKFPEYMATSVGHIATTKRGESAWTRVCLEYFIDIRQRLADLPEAKDYTKQLDSITAGLGEINQKLDRLLDRHQTMPAAAWHIPAAVRGFFGRQDLLAGLDTALAQGHAAAIVAVNGLGGVGKTQLALEYARTRRARYTHGYRFRAEQEATLLEDLAGLGRAVRVVVAEDRDLKDAAARTLDWLNSPDLPPTLVVYDNAPDAAAIRDWLPASARPHVIVTSRDTRWRETAHPLEIRPWPVDEAADYLMKRTGLGDAESARAIAALLGGLPLAMAQAAGFVANTPGATLASYLELLGKYEHDLLDAHAPDGHRESVTRTFGAAIESLRARTPEAVELLSVFAFLAPDDIPETLFDELPEGFPAGLGGALANPVRRAGLLAALRGLSLLDLAEGGWSVHRLVQSVARLWLGAAEAEWAGHAVSLLNRAFRYDQHDLATWKASEALVPHAQSAAGHAERLEAGLDAVGRLWNDTGLFQLQRALLSPAKAALESALRIDERVYGPDHRNVATLANNLATIFHDLGDLPAAREWTERALRIGERVYGPDHPNVARDASNLGQILQALGDLPAAREWTERALRIGEHVYGPDHPTVAIHANNLGQILQDLGDLPTARTYLARALDIFTRFLGPGHPNTRIAAANLRSLVDETKDG from the coding sequence ATGGCCTCGCCTGCTGCCGGCCCCGCCGCGATCGCCCGTCGCGTGGCGCAAGCCGTGCGTTCGTCGGGAGTTGCGGCGCCCGCGCTGCTCACCGGACTTACCCTCGCGCTCGACTCTTCGCTGTGCGCGGGGCTCCCCATCGCGGGAGTGCTGAAGGATCTGCTCGCCAACCTCGCGGCGAGCGCGATCGAGGAGCAGCACGGCCATGCTCGTGACTCAGAGAACGCACGTCTACAGCGCCTCCTGCGCGACGCGATCCTCGAATCGCTCGACACCGTTCGCGAGGACCTTGGCGACCACCCGAACTGCGCCGTGTGGTTCGACGCGTGGCGCGAACGGCTCGGCGAGTCGGATTCCGAAGAACACGTCGCGTCGCTGTTCTTCGCCGAGGACCCCGCCGCCATAGAAGCCTTCGCGCCGGACGCCGGGTGGTTCGCCGCGTTCCAGCCGGCGCTCCTTCGCTGGGCCCACGACGCGAACTCCACTCTTGGCGACCTCCCGGCGGCCCTCGCTGAGAAGCTCGCCTTCAAGTTCCCCGAGTACATGGCGACCTCCGTCGGCCATATCGCCACCACGAAGCGCGGCGAATCCGCATGGACTCGCGTATGCCTCGAGTACTTCATCGACATCCGCCAACGTCTCGCCGATCTGCCCGAGGCCAAGGACTACACGAAGCAGCTCGACTCCATCACAGCCGGGCTCGGCGAGATCAACCAGAAGCTCGACCGGCTCCTCGACCGTCACCAAACCATGCCCGCCGCCGCATGGCACATCCCGGCCGCCGTTCGTGGATTCTTCGGCCGCCAAGACCTGCTCGCCGGACTCGACACCGCGCTCGCGCAAGGCCACGCCGCGGCCATCGTCGCCGTGAACGGACTCGGCGGTGTCGGCAAGACGCAACTCGCGCTCGAGTACGCAAGAACGCGCCGCGCGCGCTACACGCACGGCTACCGGTTCCGCGCCGAGCAAGAGGCGACGCTGCTCGAAGACCTCGCCGGGCTGGGCCGCGCCGTGCGCGTCGTCGTCGCCGAGGACCGCGACTTGAAGGACGCCGCCGCGCGCACGCTCGACTGGCTGAACTCGCCGGACCTTCCGCCCACGCTCGTCGTCTACGACAACGCACCGGACGCGGCCGCCATCCGCGATTGGCTTCCGGCCTCCGCGCGGCCGCACGTCATCGTGACGTCGCGCGATACGCGCTGGCGCGAGACGGCTCATCCGCTCGAGATCCGCCCGTGGCCGGTGGACGAAGCCGCGGACTATCTGATGAAGCGCACCGGACTCGGCGACGCGGAGTCCGCGCGGGCCATCGCAGCGCTGCTCGGCGGCCTGCCGCTCGCCATGGCGCAAGCGGCGGGTTTCGTCGCCAACACTCCGGGCGCGACGCTCGCGAGCTACCTGGAATTGCTCGGCAAGTATGAGCACGACCTGCTCGACGCGCACGCGCCGGACGGGCATCGGGAGTCCGTGACGCGGACGTTCGGCGCGGCCATCGAGTCGCTGCGGGCGCGGACGCCGGAGGCAGTGGAGTTGCTTTCCGTGTTCGCGTTCCTGGCACCGGACGATATTCCGGAGACGCTCTTCGACGAGTTGCCGGAGGGATTTCCGGCGGGGCTGGGCGGGGCGCTGGCGAACCCTGTGCGCCGTGCCGGTCTGCTCGCGGCGCTTCGCGGGCTTTCGCTGCTCGATTTGGCGGAGGGCGGTTGGAGCGTTCATCGGCTGGTGCAGTCGGTGGCGCGGTTGTGGCTGGGGGCGGCGGAGGCGGAGTGGGCGGGTCATGCCGTGAGTTTGCTCAATCGCGCGTTCCGGTACGACCAGCACGATCTGGCGACGTGGAAGGCGTCGGAGGCGTTGGTGCCGCACGCGCAGTCAGCGGCGGGGCATGCGGAGCGGCTGGAGGCCGGGTTGGATGCGGTCGGCCGACTGTGGAACGACACTGGATTGTTCCAGCTTCAGCGGGCGTTGTTGTCCCCCGCCAAGGCGGCGCTGGAGTCCGCCCTCCGCATCGACGAGCGCGTCTACGGGCCCGATCACCGCAACGTCGCCACACTCGCCAACAACCTCGCCACGATCTTCCACGACCTGGGCGACCTCCCCGCCGCCCGCGAGTGGACCGAGCGCGCCCTCCGCATCGGCGAGCGCGTCTACGGGCCCGATCACCCCAACGTCGCCCGCGACGCCAGCAACCTCGGCCAGATCCTCCAAGCCCTGGGCGACCTCCCCGCCGCCCGCGAGTGGACCGAGCGCGCCCTCCGCATCGGCGAGCATGTCTACGGGCCCGATCACCCCACCGTCGCCATCCACGCCAACAACCTCGGCCAGATCCTCCAAGACCTGGGCGACCTCCCCACCGCGCGCACCTACCTCGCTCGCGCGCTCGACATCTTCACCCGATTCCTCGGGCCAGGCCACCCAAACACCCGCATCGCCGCCGCGAACCTCCGGTCCCTCGTCGACGAAACCAAAGATGGTTAA
- a CDS encoding DUF2271 domain-containing protein has translation MRKRVVCGAAAVAAVCLAPYGRPVRSFAFHHENVLGTSVEIEVSARDAGQAAMAESAALGEIDRCAKILSAWDASSEFSRWMRTSGEPVAVSRELFDVLALFEHWRAETAGALDPAAEAVTRLWKASAAAGRVPTAEERAETVALVRQTHYRLDPAARTATRFTAVPLALNSFAKSYIAARAADAATDASGGDGVMIDIGGDIVLRGSVVKAVGIRDPRDNFDNAAPMETVWVRDRAVATSGDYKRGVEIAGRRYSHIVDPRTAEAAGAIISSTVVAPDASTAGALATAFSVMQPEESARVAAANPGTEYLLVAADGRRIASPGWGSLRAQTGPAPSPLAAYAQAAPGEAWNTAFELAIQFELARIDDRRYRRPYVAVWIEDKDRFPVRTLALWYEKPRWLPDLKSWSHSDRLRSLAEGNDITGTVSSATRPPGKYSLKWDGKDNAGKLVKSGRYTVLIEAAREHGTYQVMRSEMDFAGTPKQVTLAPNPEVASAVLDYRKTNGR, from the coding sequence ATGAGAAAACGGGTGGTTTGCGGCGCCGCCGCGGTGGCGGCGGTGTGCCTGGCGCCTTACGGGCGTCCGGTTCGTTCCTTCGCATTTCACCACGAGAACGTGCTTGGCACGTCGGTCGAGATCGAGGTGTCGGCGCGGGATGCCGGGCAGGCGGCGATGGCTGAGTCCGCCGCGCTCGGCGAGATCGACCGGTGCGCGAAGATATTGAGCGCATGGGATGCGTCGAGCGAGTTCAGCCGGTGGATGCGGACTTCCGGTGAGCCGGTGGCGGTGTCGCGGGAGCTTTTCGACGTTCTCGCGCTGTTCGAGCACTGGCGTGCGGAGACGGCGGGTGCGCTCGATCCGGCGGCGGAGGCCGTGACGCGGCTGTGGAAGGCGTCGGCGGCGGCGGGACGTGTGCCGACGGCGGAAGAGCGCGCGGAGACGGTGGCGCTGGTTCGGCAGACGCACTACCGATTGGATCCAGCGGCGCGGACGGCGACCCGGTTCACCGCCGTTCCGCTGGCTTTGAACTCGTTCGCCAAGAGCTATATCGCCGCGCGGGCGGCCGATGCGGCGACGGATGCTTCCGGGGGGGATGGGGTGATGATCGATATCGGGGGCGATATCGTCCTGCGCGGTTCGGTAGTGAAGGCGGTGGGGATCCGGGACCCGCGCGACAACTTTGACAACGCCGCTCCGATGGAGACGGTCTGGGTGCGGGACCGGGCCGTGGCGACGAGCGGCGACTACAAGCGCGGCGTGGAGATCGCCGGGCGGCGCTACTCGCATATCGTCGATCCGCGGACGGCGGAGGCGGCGGGAGCGATCATCAGTTCCACGGTTGTGGCGCCAGACGCGTCGACGGCGGGCGCGCTGGCGACGGCGTTCTCGGTGATGCAGCCGGAGGAATCGGCGCGGGTGGCGGCGGCGAATCCGGGGACGGAGTACCTGCTGGTGGCGGCCGATGGGAGGCGCATCGCCAGTCCCGGTTGGGGCTCGCTGCGGGCGCAGACCGGCCCGGCGCCATCGCCGTTGGCCGCGTATGCGCAGGCGGCTCCGGGCGAGGCGTGGAACACGGCGTTCGAACTGGCGATTCAGTTCGAGTTGGCGCGCATCGACGACCGGCGGTACCGGCGTCCCTACGTCGCCGTGTGGATCGAGGACAAAGACCGGTTCCCGGTGCGGACGCTGGCGCTGTGGTACGAGAAGCCGCGGTGGCTGCCGGATTTGAAGTCGTGGTCGCACAGCGATCGCCTGCGCTCGCTTGCCGAGGGGAACGACATCACGGGGACGGTTTCGAGCGCGACGCGGCCTCCGGGCAAGTATTCGCTGAAGTGGGACGGCAAGGATAACGCCGGCAAGCTGGTGAAGTCCGGGCGCTACACGGTGTTGATCGAGGCGGCGCGCGAGCACGGAACCTATCAGGTGATGCGGAGTGAAATGGATTTCGCGGGAACACCGAAACAGGTCACGTTGGCGCCGAACCCGGAGGTTGCATCGGCGGTGCTCGACTACAGGAAGACCAATGGCCGCTGA
- a CDS encoding PepSY-associated TM helix domain-containing protein — protein sequence MAAEVNPLVAATPARPVRVPTPKQRLSTVSRWLHIYLSMVSFAIVFFFAVTGLTLNHADWFGTQAVSTHRGQLPQEWVAAGGAPAKLEIVERLRSGHGVRGALSDFRVDDSQLSISFKGPGYAADTFVDRASGAYDLTETRMGAVAVLNDLHKGRDTGHAWSWVIDVSAGLMAVVSLTGLILILFLKKRLVSGLMTAAVGGMVIYLIYLAFVP from the coding sequence ATGGCCGCTGAAGTGAATCCGCTCGTGGCGGCGACGCCGGCGCGTCCAGTGCGAGTGCCGACACCGAAGCAGCGGTTGTCGACGGTGTCGCGCTGGCTGCACATCTATCTGTCGATGGTGAGCTTCGCGATCGTGTTCTTCTTCGCGGTGACGGGGCTCACGCTCAACCACGCGGATTGGTTCGGGACGCAGGCCGTCTCCACGCATCGCGGACAGTTGCCGCAGGAATGGGTGGCGGCGGGCGGGGCGCCGGCGAAACTCGAGATCGTGGAGCGGCTTCGCTCGGGACACGGCGTGCGCGGGGCGCTTTCCGATTTCCGGGTGGACGACTCGCAGCTTTCCATCTCGTTCAAAGGGCCGGGATACGCGGCTGACACGTTCGTGGACCGGGCGAGCGGCGCCTACGATCTGACGGAAACGCGAATGGGCGCGGTGGCGGTGCTGAACGATCTCCACAAGGGGCGAGACACCGGCCACGCGTGGTCCTGGGTGATCGACGTTTCCGCCGGGCTGATGGCGGTGGTGTCGCTCACCGGGCTGATCCTGATTCTTTTCCTGAAGAAGCGGCTGGTGTCGGGGTTGATGACGGCTGCGGTGGGCGGGATGGTGATCTACCTGATCTATTTGGCGTTCGTGCCGTAG
- a CDS encoding PIN domain-containing protein, with protein sequence MSATLLLDSVILIDHFNGIEAASDYLHEVHTEAAISVITVAEVYAGFEGIDRERVRPLMDAFVALPVTKDVAELAATLRRRHRWKLPDALQAALAETHKLVFATRNTRDFPPARFPFVKVPYGTNAK encoded by the coding sequence TTGAGCGCAACCCTCCTGCTCGACTCCGTCATCCTGATCGATCACTTCAACGGAATCGAGGCGGCTTCCGATTACCTCCATGAAGTCCACACCGAAGCCGCTATCTCCGTGATCACCGTGGCCGAAGTCTACGCCGGTTTCGAAGGGATCGACCGCGAGCGCGTCCGCCCCCTGATGGACGCCTTCGTGGCGCTGCCGGTCACCAAAGATGTCGCTGAATTGGCCGCCACCCTCCGCCGGCGGCACCGATGGAAACTCCCGGACGCTCTCCAGGCTGCCCTGGCCGAAACCCACAAGCTCGTCTTCGCCACACGCAACACCCGCGATTTCCCACCGGCCCGCTTCCCGTTCGTGAAAGTCCCCTACGGCACGAACGCCAAATAG
- a CDS encoding ribbon-helix-helix protein, CopG family translates to MTARTIVALDKDIKDWLDERAAKEGVPMTELVRRAVRAMKEQEQSAFDKLLKDTSGIWKQGDGLEYQDKIRSEWDGPAD, encoded by the coding sequence GTGACCGCACGGACCATCGTCGCCCTCGACAAAGACATCAAAGATTGGCTTGATGAACGTGCGGCGAAGGAGGGGGTACCCATGACCGAACTGGTTCGTCGTGCCGTCCGCGCGATGAAGGAGCAGGAGCAGTCCGCCTTCGACAAGCTCCTCAAGGACACCAGCGGCATCTGGAAGCAGGGCGACGGGCTCGAATATCAAGATAAGATCCGGAGCGAGTGGGACGGGCCGGCGGATTGA
- a CDS encoding galactitol-1-phosphate 5-dehydrogenase — MKALLMQEYKKMELVDMPVPAFGPDDLLIRVKACGICGSDVHGFDGSTGRRLPPIVMGHEAAGMVEAAGDNVKGFEPGDRVTFDSTVSCGACFFCSRGQINLCDNRQVLGVSTPEFRRHGAFAEYVTVPSRICYHIPDNLPFEHAAMIEAVSIAVHGVNRTPIRLGDSAVVVGSGMIGLLVVQALKKGGAGKIIAVDIEDNKLELAKSLGATDTLNPSRDDVPKAVQALTGGRGADVAIDAVGATAPIKTCIASVRKGGHVTLIGNVTPQIELPLQAVVSREVTLYGSCASNGEYPECIALIASGDIKVEPIISIKAPLADAGNWFERLYGKEPGVMKVIIQP; from the coding sequence ATGAAAGCACTCTTAATGCAGGAATACAAGAAGATGGAACTGGTCGACATGCCGGTTCCCGCGTTCGGTCCGGACGATCTGCTCATCCGCGTGAAGGCATGCGGCATCTGCGGCAGCGACGTTCACGGATTCGATGGCAGCACCGGCCGGCGCCTTCCTCCCATCGTCATGGGCCACGAAGCCGCCGGTATGGTCGAAGCCGCTGGCGACAACGTCAAAGGCTTCGAACCCGGCGACCGGGTCACGTTCGACTCCACCGTCTCCTGCGGCGCCTGCTTCTTCTGCTCCCGCGGCCAGATCAACCTCTGCGATAACCGTCAGGTCCTCGGTGTGTCGACGCCCGAGTTCCGCCGCCACGGCGCGTTCGCCGAATACGTCACCGTCCCCAGCCGCATCTGCTACCACATTCCGGACAACCTGCCCTTCGAACACGCTGCGATGATCGAGGCCGTCTCCATCGCCGTGCACGGCGTGAACCGTACGCCGATCCGGCTCGGCGATTCCGCCGTCGTCGTCGGCAGCGGCATGATCGGCCTGCTCGTCGTCCAGGCGCTCAAGAAGGGTGGCGCGGGCAAAATCATCGCCGTCGATATTGAGGACAACAAGCTCGAACTGGCGAAGTCGCTCGGCGCCACCGACACTCTGAACCCCTCCCGCGACGACGTCCCCAAAGCCGTCCAGGCCCTCACCGGCGGACGCGGCGCCGACGTCGCCATTGATGCCGTGGGCGCCACCGCCCCCATCAAGACCTGTATCGCCAGCGTCCGCAAGGGCGGACATGTCACGCTGATCGGCAACGTAACCCCGCAAATCGAACTGCCGTTGCAGGCCGTGGTATCGCGCGAGGTCACGCTTTATGGGTCGTGCGCCTCGAACGGTGAGTACCCCGAGTGCATCGCACTCATCGCGAGCGGCGATATCAAAGTCGAGCCCATTATCTCTATCAAAGCCCCTCTTGCAGACGCAGGCAATTGGTTCGAAAGGCTTTATGGAAAAGAACCGGGCGTGATGAAGGTCATCATCCAACCGTAG
- a CDS encoding dihydrodipicolinate synthase family protein, producing the protein MLLDRRLFLRIAGAVAVPAFAAGAKPLRGIFPIMQTPYAPSGKLDLPILGKQVGFLEQCGVHGMVWPQLASEYYNLTHDERIAGAETILAAGKDVKPAIVIGVQAQTAGEAVEYARHATAHGANALIALPPRDESDWAKISVYYKAIGEASALPLFVQAVGKVTVQNIIDLAHAVPTLRYIKDEAGPVLARISEVKKKARELHPFTGGHSRTLVDEMMRGSEGSMPAAAWADLNAAAWDAFHSGDRDKALDLTGKALLCVLAAESYGLGAIKYVLHLRGIFPTYTVRQGRTHPAESSRTSPLDENAMSSIRAVYAHVKPYLRG; encoded by the coding sequence ATGCTCCTTGACCGCAGGCTGTTCCTCCGCATTGCCGGCGCCGTCGCCGTTCCCGCCTTCGCCGCCGGAGCCAAGCCGCTGCGCGGAATCTTCCCGATCATGCAGACGCCTTATGCGCCCTCCGGCAAACTCGACCTGCCCATTCTCGGCAAACAGGTCGGCTTCCTCGAACAGTGCGGCGTTCACGGAATGGTCTGGCCGCAACTGGCGAGCGAATACTACAACCTCACCCACGACGAACGCATCGCCGGCGCCGAAACCATCCTCGCCGCCGGCAAGGACGTCAAGCCCGCCATCGTCATCGGCGTCCAGGCGCAAACCGCCGGTGAGGCGGTCGAGTACGCACGCCACGCGACTGCGCACGGCGCCAACGCGCTCATCGCACTGCCGCCACGCGACGAATCCGACTGGGCGAAAATCTCCGTCTATTACAAGGCCATCGGTGAGGCCTCCGCTCTGCCGCTGTTCGTCCAGGCCGTTGGGAAGGTCACCGTGCAAAACATCATTGACCTCGCCCACGCCGTGCCCACGCTCCGCTACATCAAGGACGAAGCCGGACCCGTCCTCGCCCGCATCAGCGAGGTGAAAAAGAAGGCTCGCGAACTCCACCCCTTCACCGGCGGTCACTCCCGCACCCTCGTCGACGAAATGATGCGCGGCTCGGAAGGCAGCATGCCCGCAGCCGCTTGGGCCGACCTCAACGCCGCCGCATGGGACGCCTTCCATTCCGGTGACCGCGACAAGGCGCTCGACCTTACCGGGAAAGCCCTCCTCTGCGTCCTCGCCGCCGAAAGCTACGGGCTCGGCGCCATCAAGTACGTGCTCCACCTCCGCGGCATCTTCCCCACCTACACCGTCCGCCAAGGCAGGACCCACCCCGCCGAGAGCTCGCGTACTTCGCCGCTCGATGAGAACGCGATGTCTTCCATCCGCGCCGTCTACGCCCATGTGAAGCCTTATTTACGCGGATAG